The window ACGTCTACCGCGAGACCGTCGCGCAGATGGGCAAGGACGGCTGGCTGACGCTGTCGTGGCCCGAGGAGTTCGGCGGACAGGCCCGCCCGCCGATGGACGGGCTGATCTTCAACGACGAGGCCGCGATCGCCAACGTCCCCGTTCCGTTCCTGACGATCAACAGCGTCGCGCCGACGATCATGCACTTCGGCACCGAGGAGCAGAAGAAGTTCTTCCTGCCGCGGATCGCCAAGGGAGACCTGCACTTCTCGATCGGGTACTCCGAACCGGGCGCCGGCACCGACCTCGCGTCCCTGCGCACCACCGCGGTGCACGACGGTGACGACTACGTGATCAACGGCCAGAAGATGTGGACCAGCCTGATCGCCTACGCCGACTACGTGTGGCTGGCCGTGCGCACCAACCAGGAAGCCAAGAAGCACCGCGGCATCTCGATGCTCATCGTGCCGACGACCGCCGAGGGCTTCTCCTGGACACCGGTGCACACCGTCTCCGGTGTCGACACCAGCGCCACCTACTACCAGGACGTCCGGGTGCCGAAATCGGCACTGGTCGGCGAGGAGAACGGCGGCTGGAAGCTCGTCACCAACCAGCTCAACCACGAGCGCGTCGCGCTGGTGTCCGCTCAGCCGATCTTCGTCGCCCTCAACGGCGTCCGCGAGTGGGCGCAGAACACCAAGGACGTGCACGGCAATCGGGTGATCGATTCCGAATGGGTGCAGCTGAACCTTGCCCGCGTGCACGCCAAAGCCGAAGTCCTCAAGCTGATCAACTGGGAACTCGCCTCCTCGACCGACACCGCCCCGTCACCGGCGGACGCGTCGGCGGCCAAGGTGTTCGGCACCGAACTGGCCACCGAGGCCTACCGCCTGCTGATGGAGGTGCTGGGCACCGCCGCCACGTTGCGCACCAACTCCCCGGGGGCGGTGCTGCGGGGCCGCATCGAGCGGATGCACAGGTCGTGCCTGATCCTGACGTTCGGCGGCGGTACCAACGAGATTCAGCGTGACATCATCGGCATGGTCGCCCTCGGCCTGCCCCGAGTGAACCGGTAAGGAATCCCCATGGACTTCACCACCACCGAAGCCAGCGAGGACCTCGGCGGCCTCGTGCGGACGATCACCGAATCGGTGTGCACGCCGGAGCATCAGCGCGAACTCGACGGGCTCGGTCCCGACGCCGGCGGCCGGTTCGACAAGACGCTGTGGAGCAAGCTGATCGACGCCGATGTGCTGTCGACGACGGCTCCGGAGTCGGTGGGCGGCGGCGGTTTCGGCGTTCTCGAAGAGGTCGCGGTGCTGGTGGCGCTCGGCCGCCAGCTCGCCGCGGTCCCGTACCTCGAATCCGTGGTGCTGGGCGCGGGTGCGCTCGCGCGGTTCGGGGCCGACGGACTCCAGCAGCAGTGGGCGGCACCGGCCGTCACGGGCGACAAGGTGCTCACCGTCGCACTCGACGGCGAGATGGGCGAGGGCCCGGTGCGCGCCACCACCACCGCCGACGGCGTGACCTTGACCGGGACCAGGACCCAGGTCCCGTTCGCCGTCGGCGCAGACGCGTTCCTGGTGCCGGCCGAAACCGATTCCGGTGTCGCGGTGTTCCTCGTCGCCGCAGCCGACGCCGGAGTCACGGTGACCCCGCTGGACACCACCGGCCACGGCAGCGTCGCCGCGCTGGACCTGCAGGGCGTCGGCATCACCGGCGACCGTCGCGTCGGCGGCTCCGAGGTGCTCGACTGGCTGGTCACCCGCAATGCCCTGGCGCGCAGCGCCTATCAGCTCGGTGTGGTGGAGCGGGCGCTCGAGTTGACCGCCCAGTACGCCCGCGAACGCGAACAGTTCGACCGGCCGATCGGCAGCTTCCAGGCGGTGTCGTCGCGCCTGGCCGACGGCTACATCGACATCAAGGGCCTGCGGCTGACCGTGACGCAGGCCGCGTGGCGGGTGTCGGAGGATCTGCCCGCCGACGTCGACGTCGCCAGCGCCGCGTTCTGGGCCGCCGAAGCCGGCCACCGGGTGGCGCACACCGCGGTGCATGTGCACGGGGGTGTCGGTATCGACATCGACCATCCGGTGCACCGGTACTTCCTGGCCGCCAAGCAGACCGAGTTCGCGGTCGGCGGGGCCACCGGGCAGCTGCTGCGCATCGGCCGCGAGCTGGCCGACACCCCGGCCTGACGGCACGGTGACCGCACCCGCACCGACCGTCTCAGCGCTGCTGTCGGCCCTGTCCGACGTCGACGACCGGGGCGTGCACTCGATCGATCCCGGAAGCGCGGTCACGTCGTTCATCAGCTGGCGCAACCACATCCGCGACGGCGCCACGCTGGCGTCGGCGTTGCGGTCTCGCCTGGACCCCGACCGACCCGGCCATGTCGGCGTCCTGCTGGGCAACACCCCGTTCTTCGGCACGGTGCTGGCCGCCGCGGCGCTGTCGGGCATCGTGCCGGTCGGACTGAACCCGACCCGCCGCGGTGATGCGCTGAGGCGCGACGCCGACCACGCCGACTGCCAGTTCGTCCTGGCCGACGCCGAGAACGTCGCACAGTGCGGCGGCCTTTCGGGACTCGACGTCATCGACGTCGAGTCGGAGGCCTTCGCCGAGGAGCTGTCCGCCCACCGCGGCGCGGACGCCGGGTTCATCGAGCCCGATCCCGAAGATCTGTTCATGCTGATCTTCACCTCGGGCACCAGCGGTGACCCGAAGGCGGTGCGGTGCACACACGAGAAGGTCGCGCTCCCCGGGCTGATGCTCGCCGAACGCTTCGGACTGGGGCCGGCGGACACGTGCTATCTGTCGATGCCGCTGTTCCACTCCAACGCGATCATGGCGGGGTGGGCTCCTGCCGTCGCCGCGGGGGCGTCGATCGCGTTGCGGCGCAAATTCTCGGCGTCGCAGTTCATTCCGGACATCAGGCGCTTCGGCGCGACCTACGCCAACTACGTCGGCAAACCGCTGTCCTACATCTTGGCCACGCCACAGCTTCCCGACGACGCCGACAACCCGTTGCGCATCGCCTACGGAAATGAAGGCGCCCCAAGGGATCTCAGCAGGTTCGCCGAACGGTTCGCGGTCCGGGTCGTCGACGGCTTCGGGTCCAGCGAGGGCGGAGTGTCGATCGCACGCACCCCTGACACCCCCGAAGGCGCACTGGGACCGCTGACCGGCGGCGTCACCATCCTCGACGTCGATACCGGCGCCGAATGCCCGCCCGGCGTGATCGGCGAGTTGGTCAACACCGACGGCCCGGGCCAGTTCCGCGGATACTACAAGGATCCCGAAGCCGAAGCCGACCGGATGCGCGGCGGGATCTACCACAGCGGTGACCTCGCCTACCGCGACGAGGACGGTTACGCGTATTTCGCCGGGCGACTGGGCGACTGGATGCGTGTCGACGGGGAGAACATCGGCACCGCGCCGATCGAGCGAATCCTGATGCGCTTTCCCGGAGTGGCCGAGGCGGCGGTCTATCCGATACCGGACCCCGCCGTCGGCGATCAGGTGATGGCCGCCCTCGTGATGTGCGAGGGCGCTCCGTTCGAAGCTGCCGCGTTCACCGAGTTCCTCAGCGCACAAGCCGATCTCGGCCCGAAGCAGTGGCCTCGATTCGTCCGCGTCGCACCGGCACTCCCCCGCACCGAGACGTTCAAGGTGCTCAAGCGCCGACTCTCCGCCGAGGGGGTCGACTGCCCGGACCCCGTTCACCCGATCGTGCGGCCGTGAGGGACCTGCGCCGCACCGATGTGGCGACGATGCTCCTGGACCGGGCGGGCGACCAGCATCTCGGTGTGCTCACCCGCGAACGGGACTGGACGTGGGACCAGGTGGTCCGGGAGTCCGCCGCGCGGGCGTCTCTGGCCACCCGCCTCCTCGACGGCGTGCCCGGGCCCTTCCATGTCGGGATCCTGCTTGCGAACGTGCCGGACTTCGTCTT is drawn from Mycolicibacterium gilvum and contains these coding sequences:
- a CDS encoding acyl-CoA dehydrogenase family protein; translation: MRIGYTPEQEELRRELRSYFTKLMTPERAEALAASDGEMGRGNVYRETVAQMGKDGWLTLSWPEEFGGQARPPMDGLIFNDEAAIANVPVPFLTINSVAPTIMHFGTEEQKKFFLPRIAKGDLHFSIGYSEPGAGTDLASLRTTAVHDGDDYVINGQKMWTSLIAYADYVWLAVRTNQEAKKHRGISMLIVPTTAEGFSWTPVHTVSGVDTSATYYQDVRVPKSALVGEENGGWKLVTNQLNHERVALVSAQPIFVALNGVREWAQNTKDVHGNRVIDSEWVQLNLARVHAKAEVLKLINWELASSTDTAPSPADASAAKVFGTELATEAYRLLMEVLGTAATLRTNSPGAVLRGRIERMHRSCLILTFGGGTNEIQRDIIGMVALGLPRVNR
- a CDS encoding acyl-CoA dehydrogenase family protein, with translation MDFTTTEASEDLGGLVRTITESVCTPEHQRELDGLGPDAGGRFDKTLWSKLIDADVLSTTAPESVGGGGFGVLEEVAVLVALGRQLAAVPYLESVVLGAGALARFGADGLQQQWAAPAVTGDKVLTVALDGEMGEGPVRATTTADGVTLTGTRTQVPFAVGADAFLVPAETDSGVAVFLVAAADAGVTVTPLDTTGHGSVAALDLQGVGITGDRRVGGSEVLDWLVTRNALARSAYQLGVVERALELTAQYAREREQFDRPIGSFQAVSSRLADGYIDIKGLRLTVTQAAWRVSEDLPADVDVASAAFWAAEAGHRVAHTAVHVHGGVGIDIDHPVHRYFLAAKQTEFAVGGATGQLLRIGRELADTPA
- the fadD17 gene encoding long-chain-fatty-acid--CoA ligase FadD17; translated protein: MTAPAPTVSALLSALSDVDDRGVHSIDPGSAVTSFISWRNHIRDGATLASALRSRLDPDRPGHVGVLLGNTPFFGTVLAAAALSGIVPVGLNPTRRGDALRRDADHADCQFVLADAENVAQCGGLSGLDVIDVESEAFAEELSAHRGADAGFIEPDPEDLFMLIFTSGTSGDPKAVRCTHEKVALPGLMLAERFGLGPADTCYLSMPLFHSNAIMAGWAPAVAAGASIALRRKFSASQFIPDIRRFGATYANYVGKPLSYILATPQLPDDADNPLRIAYGNEGAPRDLSRFAERFAVRVVDGFGSSEGGVSIARTPDTPEGALGPLTGGVTILDVDTGAECPPGVIGELVNTDGPGQFRGYYKDPEAEADRMRGGIYHSGDLAYRDEDGYAYFAGRLGDWMRVDGENIGTAPIERILMRFPGVAEAAVYPIPDPAVGDQVMAALVMCEGAPFEAAAFTEFLSAQADLGPKQWPRFVRVAPALPRTETFKVLKRRLSAEGVDCPDPVHPIVRP